From a region of the Cataglyphis hispanica isolate Lineage 1 chromosome 24, ULB_Chis1_1.0, whole genome shotgun sequence genome:
- the LOC126858129 gene encoding uncharacterized protein LOC126858129 isoform X2, whose amino-acid sequence MSTANDGSAVRFGRWWWCWRRRRRNITTRGPAMPTTTDYPRTMVLIAVLALISILVGHVDAAARTKAEESPRGSVTGKQRETEPVIEEVTAKQLERLLNEKDFVAVYWYARSCITCDKVLAELEKIDDDTDHFGVDFVKINDKRLAKQYGIKNFPALTYFREKEPIIYEGDLMDEENVLDFLTSLEAMDLPDRIEEVNAKILTKIVEETDFVAVLFCPDTERCAGAGSNKPDCKKCLKALQELENIDDEADQLGIGFVKIADEELADEYNLGPLPALVYYRHQIPIIYEHELSKEEDVLEWLVANKSTGDEEDVIEDVTAKTLNTLIGNIDNLVVLFYDHGDEDSMQVLNELEKIDDDCDKHGIQFVKIDDEKAAEEFGIDDLPAIVYFEKQIPNVYDGDIENEDEILEWLLSQLEKDEIEDVTDEMLDRLIKDGKTLAVLFYDNNDRKSQRVLNELENIDDECDQLGVTFVKIDSSEEAKEYGIEKIPAMLYFEKGIPMLYQGNLEDEEKVLKWLEQQQKIDQIEDVTDEMLDMVIEKMPHVAVLFYDKDQKKSQKVLSELENIDDDCDQHNIAFVKISDLNEAKEYGIDTLPALVLFERKIPHIYDGDLMNEDQILGWLLHQKKHAEIPEVTDEMIEKLAETSPYMAVLFYDKDDKQDIRILNELENIDDELEKEGIVIVRIDNDAEAKEYGIDHLPTLVYFEDKIPAIYEGDLLNEDEVLEWLIEQKNSATIEEVTDEILTDLIEDHEYVVVYFSGSCDEGEKCDSILDELENIDDELDETGIIFVTTEDTVIAKKYGIKHFPTLAFFRNKDPLIYTGDLDDEDEVLSWITDEDTLEIPGKIEEVNARMLENILDENDYIVVFFYKEGDKKSQKILQELENIDDECEEKKIDFVKISDEGIEKEYDLPGLPALAFYRHKFRQIYSGDMMHEEEILEWVLELRTTTPDVIESVDRKTLQVLINDVEHLAVFFYDDKCESCTEILEELETIDDDTDKHGIQFVKSNDAKLAAEIGVFSFPALVYYETGVPIMYDGNLLDENEVLEWMVKQKTDESIEEIDRETLNKYIETKEFLAVVFYKEEDPESPRVLRHIELIDDEAAEYGIKIVRMKDRLMAKKYGFRNPPGITYFRKGKNINYDGDIDDEEEILDWLTNPENMELTDHIERINKKMFQKVRQTTDYLAVFFYSNDCKHCGRVLAEIEHIDDEADGAGIKFVKIDDKQLAKQYGVFALPAILFFKMGSKEPVIYAGDLYEEEQILQWLLTQKDPSGEVIEALEGEDLLNLIRESESLAVYFYPDDCTQCVAILEELENIDDDCDRHGITFVKTQDFKVAEDYGVTDFPVLVYFEKQTPNVFEGDLSVEEEVLQWLITQRTEDRIELITRVMLETSVEETQYLAVYFTKQNCHICDEILEGLEKIDDECDVFGIHMVKIQDTQLAKRYSIKTFPALVYFRNGNPLLFEGDLQNEESVLEWLIDDDNRELADEIESVNERMLERLLDESPFLAVFFYDEDCPECDEIMEALEKIDGEADLFGIDFVKISSSEAAEKYGVLNVPSLVYFRKKMPLIYDGDLMQEDKILQWLTSQDVFEIKNEIEEVNKKMLDKLLDENEFLAVFFYEHDSQESEDVNKKLEEIDDETDNLDITFVKMADPKYARKWGVTKLPAIVHFRKRFPSIYRGDLHNEQDVLEWLRKNRYRQPELNIYMYMLIAISILFLMYTGFLLSCFRSEPSAPVAHPKQA is encoded by the exons ATGTCGACGGCGAACGACGGTTCGGCGGTACGGTTCGGCCGATGGTGGTGGTGCTGGCGTAGAAGAAGGCGGAATATTACCACCCGCGGCCCTGCGATGCCGACGACGACGGATTACCCGAGGACGATGGTCCTGATTGCCGTGCTGGCGTTGATCTCGATCCTCGTAGGTCACGTTGACGCCGCCGCAAGGACGAAAGCCGAGGAATCGCCCCGCGGCTCGGTCACCGGCAAGCAGCGGGAAACCGAGCCGGTGATCGAGGAAGTCACTGCCAAGCAACTCGAACGGCTCCTTAACGAGAAGGACTTTGTTGCCGTGTACTGGT ATGCACGAAGTTGCATCACGTGCGACAAGGTCCTGGCCGAATTGGAGAAAATCGACGATGATACGGATCACTTTGGAGTCGACTTTGTCAAGATCAACGATAAACGACTGGCGAAGCAATATGGTATCAAAAACTTTCCAGCTCTTACATATTTCCGCGAGAAAGAACCAATTATATACGAag GTGACCTGATGGATGAAGAAAATGTATTGGATTTTCTCACGAGTTTGGAAGCGATGGATCTGCCGGATCGAATCGAAGAAGTTAATGCCAAGATACTGACGAAAATCGTCGAGGAAACAGACTTTGTGGCGGTTCTTTTCT GTCCGGATACGGAGCGGTGTGCGGGCGCTGGGTCCA ACAAGCCAGACTGCAAAAAGTGCCTTAAGGCTCTGCAAGAACTGGAGAACATCGATGACGAGGCCGATCAATTAGGCATCGGCTTCGTAAAGATCGCGGACGAGGAGCTCGCGGACGAATATAATCTCGGTCCCCTTCCAGCCCTTGTTTACTATAGACACCAAATCCCAATCATTTACGAAC ATGAACTGAGCAAAGAAGAGGACGTGTTAGAGTGGCTGGTGGCGAATAAAAGTACGGGAGACGAAGAGGACGTTATCGAGGATGTTACCGCTAAGACATTGAACACGCTAATCGGAAATATAGACAATCTAGTTGTTCTGTTCT ACGATCACGGCGATGAGGACTCTATGCAGGTGCTAAACGAATTGGAAAAGATCGACGACGATTGTGACAAGCATGGGATTCAGTTTGTGAAGATCGACGATGAAAAGGCGGCGGAAGAATTCGGAATCGACGATTTGCCAGCGATTGTCTATTTCGAGAAGCAGATACCAAATGTTTACGACG GAGATATAGAAAATGAGGATGAAATCCTAGAGTGGTTGTTGTCGCAACTCGAAAAGGATGAGATCGAAGACGTCACCGATGAGATGCTGGATCGTCTCATCAAAGATGGAAAGACTTTGGCCGTGCTCTTCT ACGATAACAACGATCGGAAGTCACAGAGAGTTCTCAACGAGTTGGAGAACATCGATGACGAGTGCGATCAGCTCGGCGTAACATTCGTGAAAATCGACAGTTCGGAGGAGGCCAAGGAGTACGGCATCGAAAAGATACCTGCGATGCTTTACTTCGAGAAAGGCATTCCGATGCTGTATCAGGGTAATCTAGAGGACGAGGAGAAGGTGCTCAAATGGTTGGAGCAACAGCAAAAGATCGATCAAATCGAAGACGTCACGGATGAAATGCTCGACATGGTTATCGAGAAGATGCCGCACGTAGCCGTCCTCTTTT ATGACAAAGATCAAAAAAAGAGTCAGAAGGTGCTGAGCGAACTGGAGAACATTGATGATGATTGCGATCAACATAACATAGCTTTTGTGAAGATCAGTGATTTGAACGAAGCGAAGGAGTACGGTATAGACACGCTTCCCGCTTTAGTGCTCTTTGAACGAAAAATACCGCATATTTACGATG GCGATCTTATGAACGAGGATCAAATATTAGGCTGGCTGTTGCATCAGAAAAAACATGCCGAGATTCCGGAAGTAACAGATGAAATGATCGAAAAGCTCGCGGAGACCTCACCGTACATGGCAGTTCTATTTT acGACAAGGATGATAAGCAGGACATAAGGATTCTAAATGAATTGGAAAATATCGACGACGAGTTAGAGAAAGAAGGCATCGTCATCGTTCGAATAGACAACGATGCCGAGGCGAAGGAATACGGTATCGATCATCTGCCGACTTTAGTATACTTTGAGGATAAAATTCCAGCGATATACGAGGGCGATCTGCTAAACGAAGACGAAGTCCTCGAATGGCTGATAGAGCAGAAGAACAGCGCTACTATCGAGGAAGTGACGGATGAAATATTGACGGATCTTATAGAGGACCACGAATACGTTGTAGTATATTTCA GTGGAAGTTGCGATGAAGGAGAGAAATGCGACAGTATCCTCGACGAATTGGAGAATATCGATGATGAACTCGACGAAACGGGTATTATATTCGTCACCACCGAGGACACTGTCATAGCGAAGAAATATGGCATCAAACATTTTCCAACTCTCGCGTTCTTCAGAAATAAAGACCCACTGATTTATACCGGCGATCTCGATGACGAAGACGAGGTATTGTCTTGGATCACGGACGAGGATACTTTGGAGATACCAGGGAAAATCGAAGAAGTTAATGCTAGAATGCTGGAGAACATTCTCGACGAAAACGATTATATCGTTGTCTTTTTCT ACAAAGAAGGCGATAAGAAAAGCCAGAAGATCCTCCAGGAGCTCGAGAACATCGACGATGAGTGCGAAGAGAAGAAGATCGATTTCGTAAAGATCTCCGACGAGGGAATCGAGAAGGAATATGATCTTCCGGGATTACCGGCATTGGCATTCTATAGGCACAAGTTTCGACAGATCTATTCGGGCGACATGATGCACGAGGAGGAGATTTTAGAATGGGTCCTCGAGCTTCGTACAACAACACCGGATGTTATCGAAAGCGTCGATAGAAAAACATTACAAGTTCTCATCAACGATGTTGAACATCTCGCCGTTTTCTTCT acGACGACAAATGTGAGTCCTGCACGGAGATCCTGGAGGAGTTAGAAACGATTGACGATGATACTGACAAACACGGTATTCAATTCGTCAAGTCAAACGATGCTAAACTGGCGGCTGAAATCGGGGTTTTCTCCTTTCCGGCTCTCGTTTACTACGAGACCGGAGTTCCCATCATGTACGACG GTAATCTCCTCGATGAGAATGAAGTACTTGAATGGATGGTGAAACAGAAGACCGACGAGAGCATAGAAGAGATTGACCGTGAGACTCTCAACAAATACATCGAGACAAAAGAATTTCTCGCTGTCGTATTCT acaaagAAGAGGATCCAGAAAGTCCCAGAGTACTTAGACATATCGAGCTGATTGATGACGAGGCAGCGGAGTACGGAATAAAGATCGTCAGGATGAAGGATCGGCTGATGGCGAAGAAATACGGTTTCCGAAATCCACCCGGCATCACTTACTTTCGCAAGGGTAAGAACATCAACTACGACGGTGACATCGATGACGAGGAGGAGATCCTCGATTGGTTGACCAATCCGGAAAATATGGAACTCACCGATCATATAGAGCGTATCAACAAGAAGATGTTTCAAAAAGTTCGACAAACAACCGACTATCTAGCCGTATTTTTCT ACAGCAACGACTGCAAACATTGCGGCCGAGTATTGGCGGAGATCGAACATATCGACGATGAAGCCGATGGGGCCGGTATTAAATTCGTTAAAATCGACGACAAACAACTAGCCAAACAGTATGGCGTTTTCGCATTACCAGCTATACTATTCTTTAAGATGGGATCAAAGGAACCAGTTATATACGCAG GTGATCTGTATGAGGAGGAGCAAATTTTGCAGTGGTTGTTGACACAAAAGGATCCGTCCGGTGAGGTAATTGAGGCTTTAGAAGGCGAGGACCTTCTTAATTTGATACGAGAATCGGAGTCTTTAGCCGTATATTTCT ATCCCGACGACTGTACGCAATGCGTGGCAATACTCGAGGAACTAGAGAATATCGATGACGATTGCGACAGACACGGTATCACATTTGTTAAAACGCAA GATTTCAAGGTAGCCGAAGATTACGGAGTGACAGACTTTCCAGTATTAGTCTACTTCGAAAAACAAACGCCAAATGTGTTCGAAG GTGATCTCTCTGTGGAAGAGGAGGTATTACAATGGTTGATTACTCAAAGAACGGAAGATCGGATCGAGCTGATCACAAGAGTTATGCTAGAAACATCCGTTGAGGAGACACAGTACTTAGCGGTTTATTTCA CTAAACAAAATTGTCATATATGCGATGAAATTTTGGAGGGTTTGGAAAAAATAGACGACGAGTGCGACGTATTTGGTATTCATATGGTGAAAATTCAAGACACACAGCTGGCGAAGCGATATTCGATCAAGACGTTTCCGGCGCTCGTCTATTTCCGAAATGGCAATCCTCTACTCTTCGAAG GGGACCTACAAAACGAAGAATCGGTCCTCGAGTGGCTGATCGACGATGACAATCGAGAACTGGCCGATGAAATAGAATCCGTCAACGAGAGAATGCTAGAAAGACTTCTCGATGAATCTCCCTTCTTAGCTGTTTTCTTTT atGATGAAGATTGCCCAGAATGTGACGAAATCATGGAAGCGTTGGAGAAAATCGACGGCGAGGCCGACCTTTTTGGTATCGACTTCGTTAAAATCTCTAGCTCGGAAGCTGCCGAAAAATATGGCGTTCTCAATGTTCCATCTCTCGTGTATTTCCGAAAGAAAATGCCACTCATATATGACGGTGATCTTATGCAAGAAGACAAGATTTTGCAGTGGCTTACTTCTCAAGATGtgtttgagataaaaaatgagatcGAGGaggttaataaaaaaatgctagaTAAACTGTTGGATGAGAACGAGTTCCTTGCGGTCTTCTTCT ACGAACACGATAGTCAAGAAAGTGAGGATGTGAACAAGAAATTGGAAGAGATCGACGACGAGACTGACAATCTGGACATTACATTCGTTAAAATGGCAGATCCCAAATACGCTAGGAAATGGGGAGTCACCAAACTGCCTGCCATCGTCCATTTTCGCAAACGATTCCCTAGTATTTACAGAG GTGATCTGCACAATGAACAGGATGTTCTCGAGTGGCTACGCAAGAACCGATATCGACAGCCGGAATTGAACATCTACATGTACATGCTGATCGCCATCAGCATCCTCTTTCTCATGTACACCGGTTTCCTCCTGTCGTGTTTCCGCTCGGAACCGTCCGCGCCTGTCGCGCATCCCAAGCAAGCGTGA
- the LOC126858129 gene encoding uncharacterized protein LOC126858129 isoform X1, which translates to MSTANDGSAVRFGRWWWCWRRRRRNITTRGPAMPTTTDYPRTMVLIAVLALISILVGHVDAAARTKAEESPRGSVTGKQRETEPVIEEVTAKQLERLLNEKDFVAVYWYARSCITCDKVLAELEKIDDDTDHFGVDFVKINDKRLAKQYGIKNFPALTYFREKEPIIYEGDLMDEENVLDFLTSLEAMDLPDRIEEVNAKILTKIVEETDFVAVLFCPDTERCAGAGSNKPDCKKCLKALQELENIDDEADQLGIGFVKIADEELADEYNLGPLPALVYYRHQIPIIYEHELSKEEDVLEWLVANKSTGDEEDVIEDVTAKTLNTLIGNIDNLVVLFYDHGDEDSMQVLNELEKIDDDCDKHGIQFVKIDDEKAAEEFGIDDLPAIVYFEKQIPNVYDGDIENEDEILEWLLSQLEKDEIEDVTDEMLDRLIKDGKTLAVLFYDNNDRKSQRVLNELENIDDECDQLGVTFVKIDSSEEAKEYGIEKIPAMLYFEKGIPMLYQGNLEDEEKVLKWLEQQQKIDQIEDVTDEMLDMVIEKMPHVAVLFYDKDQKKSQKVLSELENIDDDCDQHNIAFVKISDLNEAKEYGIDTLPALVLFERKIPHIYDGDLMNEDQILGWLLHQKKHAEIPEVTDEMIEKLAETSPYMAVLFYDKDDKQDIRILNELENIDDELEKEGIVIVRIDNDAEAKEYGIDHLPTLVYFEDKIPAIYEGDLLNEDEVLEWLIEQKNSATIEEVTDEILTDLIEDHEYVVVYFSGSCDEGEKCDSILDELENIDDELDETGIIFVTTEDTVIAKKYGIKHFPTLAFFRNKDPLIYTGDLDDEDEVLSWITDEDTLEIPGKIEEVNARMLENILDENDYIVVFFYKEGDKKSQKILQELENIDDECEEKKIDFVKISDEGIEKEYDLPGLPALAFYRHKFRQIYSGDMMHEEEILEWVLELRTTTPDVIESVDRKTLQVLINDVEHLAVFFYDDKCESCTEILEELETIDDDTDKHGIQFVKSNDAKLAAEIGVFSFPALVYYETGVPIMYDGNLLDENEVLEWMVKQKTDESIEEIDRETLNKYIETKEFLAVVFYKEEDPESPRVLRHIELIDDEAAEYGIKIVRMKDRLMAKKYGFRNPPGITYFRKGKNINYDGDIDDEEEILDWLTNPENMELTDHIERINKKMFQKVRQTTDYLAVFFYSNDCKHCGRVLAEIEHIDDEADGAGIKFVKIDDKQLAKQYGVFALPAILFFKMGSKEPVIYAGDLYEEEQILQWLLTQKDPSGEVIEALEGEDLLNLIRESESLAVYFWNRTLCDMCQSKTYRKQMRHKQEHKNTEHGDAAEDIDDPDDCTQCVAILEELENIDDDCDRHGITFVKTQDFKVAEDYGVTDFPVLVYFEKQTPNVFEGDLSVEEEVLQWLITQRTEDRIELITRVMLETSVEETQYLAVYFTKQNCHICDEILEGLEKIDDECDVFGIHMVKIQDTQLAKRYSIKTFPALVYFRNGNPLLFEGDLQNEESVLEWLIDDDNRELADEIESVNERMLERLLDESPFLAVFFYDEDCPECDEIMEALEKIDGEADLFGIDFVKISSSEAAEKYGVLNVPSLVYFRKKMPLIYDGDLMQEDKILQWLTSQDVFEIKNEIEEVNKKMLDKLLDENEFLAVFFYEHDSQESEDVNKKLEEIDDETDNLDITFVKMADPKYARKWGVTKLPAIVHFRKRFPSIYRGDLHNEQDVLEWLRKNRYRQPELNIYMYMLIAISILFLMYTGFLLSCFRSEPSAPVAHPKQA; encoded by the exons ATGTCGACGGCGAACGACGGTTCGGCGGTACGGTTCGGCCGATGGTGGTGGTGCTGGCGTAGAAGAAGGCGGAATATTACCACCCGCGGCCCTGCGATGCCGACGACGACGGATTACCCGAGGACGATGGTCCTGATTGCCGTGCTGGCGTTGATCTCGATCCTCGTAGGTCACGTTGACGCCGCCGCAAGGACGAAAGCCGAGGAATCGCCCCGCGGCTCGGTCACCGGCAAGCAGCGGGAAACCGAGCCGGTGATCGAGGAAGTCACTGCCAAGCAACTCGAACGGCTCCTTAACGAGAAGGACTTTGTTGCCGTGTACTGGT ATGCACGAAGTTGCATCACGTGCGACAAGGTCCTGGCCGAATTGGAGAAAATCGACGATGATACGGATCACTTTGGAGTCGACTTTGTCAAGATCAACGATAAACGACTGGCGAAGCAATATGGTATCAAAAACTTTCCAGCTCTTACATATTTCCGCGAGAAAGAACCAATTATATACGAag GTGACCTGATGGATGAAGAAAATGTATTGGATTTTCTCACGAGTTTGGAAGCGATGGATCTGCCGGATCGAATCGAAGAAGTTAATGCCAAGATACTGACGAAAATCGTCGAGGAAACAGACTTTGTGGCGGTTCTTTTCT GTCCGGATACGGAGCGGTGTGCGGGCGCTGGGTCCA ACAAGCCAGACTGCAAAAAGTGCCTTAAGGCTCTGCAAGAACTGGAGAACATCGATGACGAGGCCGATCAATTAGGCATCGGCTTCGTAAAGATCGCGGACGAGGAGCTCGCGGACGAATATAATCTCGGTCCCCTTCCAGCCCTTGTTTACTATAGACACCAAATCCCAATCATTTACGAAC ATGAACTGAGCAAAGAAGAGGACGTGTTAGAGTGGCTGGTGGCGAATAAAAGTACGGGAGACGAAGAGGACGTTATCGAGGATGTTACCGCTAAGACATTGAACACGCTAATCGGAAATATAGACAATCTAGTTGTTCTGTTCT ACGATCACGGCGATGAGGACTCTATGCAGGTGCTAAACGAATTGGAAAAGATCGACGACGATTGTGACAAGCATGGGATTCAGTTTGTGAAGATCGACGATGAAAAGGCGGCGGAAGAATTCGGAATCGACGATTTGCCAGCGATTGTCTATTTCGAGAAGCAGATACCAAATGTTTACGACG GAGATATAGAAAATGAGGATGAAATCCTAGAGTGGTTGTTGTCGCAACTCGAAAAGGATGAGATCGAAGACGTCACCGATGAGATGCTGGATCGTCTCATCAAAGATGGAAAGACTTTGGCCGTGCTCTTCT ACGATAACAACGATCGGAAGTCACAGAGAGTTCTCAACGAGTTGGAGAACATCGATGACGAGTGCGATCAGCTCGGCGTAACATTCGTGAAAATCGACAGTTCGGAGGAGGCCAAGGAGTACGGCATCGAAAAGATACCTGCGATGCTTTACTTCGAGAAAGGCATTCCGATGCTGTATCAGGGTAATCTAGAGGACGAGGAGAAGGTGCTCAAATGGTTGGAGCAACAGCAAAAGATCGATCAAATCGAAGACGTCACGGATGAAATGCTCGACATGGTTATCGAGAAGATGCCGCACGTAGCCGTCCTCTTTT ATGACAAAGATCAAAAAAAGAGTCAGAAGGTGCTGAGCGAACTGGAGAACATTGATGATGATTGCGATCAACATAACATAGCTTTTGTGAAGATCAGTGATTTGAACGAAGCGAAGGAGTACGGTATAGACACGCTTCCCGCTTTAGTGCTCTTTGAACGAAAAATACCGCATATTTACGATG GCGATCTTATGAACGAGGATCAAATATTAGGCTGGCTGTTGCATCAGAAAAAACATGCCGAGATTCCGGAAGTAACAGATGAAATGATCGAAAAGCTCGCGGAGACCTCACCGTACATGGCAGTTCTATTTT acGACAAGGATGATAAGCAGGACATAAGGATTCTAAATGAATTGGAAAATATCGACGACGAGTTAGAGAAAGAAGGCATCGTCATCGTTCGAATAGACAACGATGCCGAGGCGAAGGAATACGGTATCGATCATCTGCCGACTTTAGTATACTTTGAGGATAAAATTCCAGCGATATACGAGGGCGATCTGCTAAACGAAGACGAAGTCCTCGAATGGCTGATAGAGCAGAAGAACAGCGCTACTATCGAGGAAGTGACGGATGAAATATTGACGGATCTTATAGAGGACCACGAATACGTTGTAGTATATTTCA GTGGAAGTTGCGATGAAGGAGAGAAATGCGACAGTATCCTCGACGAATTGGAGAATATCGATGATGAACTCGACGAAACGGGTATTATATTCGTCACCACCGAGGACACTGTCATAGCGAAGAAATATGGCATCAAACATTTTCCAACTCTCGCGTTCTTCAGAAATAAAGACCCACTGATTTATACCGGCGATCTCGATGACGAAGACGAGGTATTGTCTTGGATCACGGACGAGGATACTTTGGAGATACCAGGGAAAATCGAAGAAGTTAATGCTAGAATGCTGGAGAACATTCTCGACGAAAACGATTATATCGTTGTCTTTTTCT ACAAAGAAGGCGATAAGAAAAGCCAGAAGATCCTCCAGGAGCTCGAGAACATCGACGATGAGTGCGAAGAGAAGAAGATCGATTTCGTAAAGATCTCCGACGAGGGAATCGAGAAGGAATATGATCTTCCGGGATTACCGGCATTGGCATTCTATAGGCACAAGTTTCGACAGATCTATTCGGGCGACATGATGCACGAGGAGGAGATTTTAGAATGGGTCCTCGAGCTTCGTACAACAACACCGGATGTTATCGAAAGCGTCGATAGAAAAACATTACAAGTTCTCATCAACGATGTTGAACATCTCGCCGTTTTCTTCT acGACGACAAATGTGAGTCCTGCACGGAGATCCTGGAGGAGTTAGAAACGATTGACGATGATACTGACAAACACGGTATTCAATTCGTCAAGTCAAACGATGCTAAACTGGCGGCTGAAATCGGGGTTTTCTCCTTTCCGGCTCTCGTTTACTACGAGACCGGAGTTCCCATCATGTACGACG GTAATCTCCTCGATGAGAATGAAGTACTTGAATGGATGGTGAAACAGAAGACCGACGAGAGCATAGAAGAGATTGACCGTGAGACTCTCAACAAATACATCGAGACAAAAGAATTTCTCGCTGTCGTATTCT acaaagAAGAGGATCCAGAAAGTCCCAGAGTACTTAGACATATCGAGCTGATTGATGACGAGGCAGCGGAGTACGGAATAAAGATCGTCAGGATGAAGGATCGGCTGATGGCGAAGAAATACGGTTTCCGAAATCCACCCGGCATCACTTACTTTCGCAAGGGTAAGAACATCAACTACGACGGTGACATCGATGACGAGGAGGAGATCCTCGATTGGTTGACCAATCCGGAAAATATGGAACTCACCGATCATATAGAGCGTATCAACAAGAAGATGTTTCAAAAAGTTCGACAAACAACCGACTATCTAGCCGTATTTTTCT ACAGCAACGACTGCAAACATTGCGGCCGAGTATTGGCGGAGATCGAACATATCGACGATGAAGCCGATGGGGCCGGTATTAAATTCGTTAAAATCGACGACAAACAACTAGCCAAACAGTATGGCGTTTTCGCATTACCAGCTATACTATTCTTTAAGATGGGATCAAAGGAACCAGTTATATACGCAG GTGATCTGTATGAGGAGGAGCAAATTTTGCAGTGGTTGTTGACACAAAAGGATCCGTCCGGTGAGGTAATTGAGGCTTTAGAAGGCGAGGACCTTCTTAATTTGATACGAGAATCGGAGTCTTTAGCCGTATATTTCT GGAACAGAACGCTTTGCGACATGTGCCAATCAAAAACGTACCGCAAGCAGATGCGTCACAAGCAGGAGCACAAGAACACGGAACATGGAGACGCTGCCGAGGACATCGATG ATCCCGACGACTGTACGCAATGCGTGGCAATACTCGAGGAACTAGAGAATATCGATGACGATTGCGACAGACACGGTATCACATTTGTTAAAACGCAA GATTTCAAGGTAGCCGAAGATTACGGAGTGACAGACTTTCCAGTATTAGTCTACTTCGAAAAACAAACGCCAAATGTGTTCGAAG GTGATCTCTCTGTGGAAGAGGAGGTATTACAATGGTTGATTACTCAAAGAACGGAAGATCGGATCGAGCTGATCACAAGAGTTATGCTAGAAACATCCGTTGAGGAGACACAGTACTTAGCGGTTTATTTCA CTAAACAAAATTGTCATATATGCGATGAAATTTTGGAGGGTTTGGAAAAAATAGACGACGAGTGCGACGTATTTGGTATTCATATGGTGAAAATTCAAGACACACAGCTGGCGAAGCGATATTCGATCAAGACGTTTCCGGCGCTCGTCTATTTCCGAAATGGCAATCCTCTACTCTTCGAAG GGGACCTACAAAACGAAGAATCGGTCCTCGAGTGGCTGATCGACGATGACAATCGAGAACTGGCCGATGAAATAGAATCCGTCAACGAGAGAATGCTAGAAAGACTTCTCGATGAATCTCCCTTCTTAGCTGTTTTCTTTT atGATGAAGATTGCCCAGAATGTGACGAAATCATGGAAGCGTTGGAGAAAATCGACGGCGAGGCCGACCTTTTTGGTATCGACTTCGTTAAAATCTCTAGCTCGGAAGCTGCCGAAAAATATGGCGTTCTCAATGTTCCATCTCTCGTGTATTTCCGAAAGAAAATGCCACTCATATATGACGGTGATCTTATGCAAGAAGACAAGATTTTGCAGTGGCTTACTTCTCAAGATGtgtttgagataaaaaatgagatcGAGGaggttaataaaaaaatgctagaTAAACTGTTGGATGAGAACGAGTTCCTTGCGGTCTTCTTCT ACGAACACGATAGTCAAGAAAGTGAGGATGTGAACAAGAAATTGGAAGAGATCGACGACGAGACTGACAATCTGGACATTACATTCGTTAAAATGGCAGATCCCAAATACGCTAGGAAATGGGGAGTCACCAAACTGCCTGCCATCGTCCATTTTCGCAAACGATTCCCTAGTATTTACAGAG GTGATCTGCACAATGAACAGGATGTTCTCGAGTGGCTACGCAAGAACCGATATCGACAGCCGGAATTGAACATCTACATGTACATGCTGATCGCCATCAGCATCCTCTTTCTCATGTACACCGGTTTCCTCCTGTCGTGTTTCCGCTCGGAACCGTCCGCGCCTGTCGCGCATCCCAAGCAAGCGTGA